The following proteins are co-located in the Rhea pennata isolate bPtePen1 chromosome 2, bPtePen1.pri, whole genome shotgun sequence genome:
- the HSBP1L1 gene encoding heat shock factor-binding protein 1-like protein 1 isoform X2 has translation MAAADSPGAGDVSQLAENLLYELQENFQALTEKITLRMEEMGERIDDLEKHVADLMAEAGIENTNEELRH, from the exons ATGGCGGCTGCCGACTCGCCGGGCGCTGGGGATGTGTCGCAGCTG gCGGAAAATCTGCTGTATGAGCTGCAGGAGAATTTTCAAGCTCTGACTGAAAAGATAACGCTGAGAA TGGAAGAAATGGGTGAGCGCATTGATGACCTCGAGAAGCACGTTGCTGACCTTATGGCAGAGGCTGGGATAGAAAACACCAACGAAGAGTTGAGA CACTGA
- the HSBP1L1 gene encoding heat shock factor-binding protein 1-like protein 1 isoform X1, which produces MAAADSPGAGDVSQLAENLLYELQENFQALTEKITLRMEEMGERIDDLEKHVADLMAEAGIENTNEELRVKKLN; this is translated from the exons ATGGCGGCTGCCGACTCGCCGGGCGCTGGGGATGTGTCGCAGCTG gCGGAAAATCTGCTGTATGAGCTGCAGGAGAATTTTCAAGCTCTGACTGAAAAGATAACGCTGAGAA TGGAAGAAATGGGTGAGCGCATTGATGACCTCGAGAAGCACGTTGCTGACCTTATGGCAGAGGCTGGGATAGAAAACACCAACGAAGAGTTGAGAGTAAAGAAACTTAACTGA
- the TXNL4A gene encoding thioredoxin-like protein 4A isoform X1 — protein sequence MSYMLPHLHNGWQVDQAILSEEDRVVVIRFGHDWDPTCMKMDEVLYSIAEKVKNFAVIYLVDITEVPDFNKMYELYDPCTVMFFFRNKHIMIDLGTGNNNKINWAMEDKQEMIDIIETVYRGARKGRGLVVSPKDYSTKYRY from the exons ATGTCGTACATGCTGCCGCACTTGCACAACGGCTGGCAGGTGGACCAGGCCATCCTGTCGGAAGAGGACCGAGTGGTGGTCATCCGCTTTGGGCACGACTGGGATCCGACCTGTATGAAGATGGATGAAGTCTTGTACAGCATTGCAGAGAAG gTAAAAAACTTTGCTGTTATTTATCTTGTGGATATCACTGAAGTACCAGACTTCAACAAGATGTATGAGTTGTACGATCCCTGTACAgtcatgtttttcttcag GAACAAACACATCATGATTGATTTAGGTACAGGTAATAACAACAAGATCAACTGGGCGATGGAAGATAAGCAAGAGATGATTGACATTATAGAAACTGTTTATAGAGGAGCCCGCAAAGGTCGAGGTTTGGTAGTATCACCGAAAGATTATTCTACTAAATACAGATATTGA
- the TXNL4A gene encoding thioredoxin-like protein 4A isoform X2, producing MYELYDPCTVMFFFRNKHIMIDLGTGNNNKINWAMEDKQEMIDIIETVYRGARKGRGLVVSPKDYSTKYRY from the exons ATGTATGAGTTGTACGATCCCTGTACAgtcatgtttttcttcag GAACAAACACATCATGATTGATTTAGGTACAGGTAATAACAACAAGATCAACTGGGCGATGGAAGATAAGCAAGAGATGATTGACATTATAGAAACTGTTTATAGAGGAGCCCGCAAAGGTCGAGGTTTGGTAGTATCACCGAAAGATTATTCTACTAAATACAGATATTGA
- the LOC134136245 gene encoding probable 2-ketogluconate reductase isoform X1, whose protein sequence is MFRGRPFGLLKSLHFLDGHPNLAHKFIHPAITSHVHHCQKRNVDYRQSYRTGPSSAGRRTLDVPQTKVMAEQELPGVLILDIGGTHGVLENHVALLKKHFRLITMKEFLENKKEVSKKIQSVFVFECRPTIDRELLESLPNLKVIGNSGVGVDHLDVKMISNFGVKVTNTPHAVADSTADIGMALMLASARRLVEGCQIAISSDTKYFAVDWLGVEVTKATLGIIGMGSIGYKVAQRAKAFEMKILYHNRNQRKKEEEQAVGAHYCEKMEDLLQQSDFVMLVVNLTPETHKLIGKRELGLMKPTATLINISRGAVIDQDALVEALQKKVIMAAALDVTYPEPLPRDHPLLKLNNIIITPHIGTATVQAIHMMAEEAIANMLAALNGKPIPSEVFPK, encoded by the exons ATGTTCAGGGGCAGACCATTTGGTCTGTTAAAATCTCTCCACTTCTTGGATGGCCATCCAAATTTGGCCCATAAATTCATTCATCCAGCTATTACTTCTCATGTGCATCACTGTCAAAAGAGGAATGTGGATTACAGACAGAGCTACAGGACAGGCCCAAGTAGTGCTGGAAGAAGAACACTAGATGTTCCTCAAACTAAG GTCATGGCAGAACAAGAATTGCCAGGTGTTTTGATTCTGGATATAGGAGGAACTCATGGTGTGCTGGAAAACCATGTAGCACTTCTGAAGAAACACTTTCGCCTTATCACCATGAAGGaatttcttgaaaacaaaaaagaagtgagcaaaaaaatccagtctgtttttgtgtttgagTGCAGGCCAACTATTGACCGAGAGCTCCTGGAAAGCCTGCCTAATTTAAAGGTTATTGGAAACTCCGGCGTTGGAGTGGATCACTTAGATGTGAAAATGATTTCTAACTTTGGTGTAAAAGTGACTAACACCCCACATGCCGTTGCTGACTCAACAGCAGACATAGGAATGGCCTTGATGCTGGCATCTGCCAGAAGACTAGTGGAAg GCTGCCAGATTGCAATTTCTTCAGACACAAAGTATTTTGCTGTTGACTGGCTGGGAGTTGAAGTTACCAAGGCTACTCTTGGGATCATTGGAATGGGCAGTATTGGTTATAAAGTGGCTCAGAGGGCCAAAGCCTTTGAAATGAAGATTCTCTACCACAACAGGAACCAGAG gaaaaaggaagaggaacagGCAGTTGGTGCCCATTACTGTGAGAAGATGGAAGACTTGCTACAGCAATCTGACTTTGTTATGCTGGTTGTGAACTTGACTCCAGAGACTCACAAACTGATTGGGAAAAGGGAGTTGGGGCTAATGAAACCCACAGCCACTCTTATAAACATCAGCCGAG GTGCAGTTATTGATCAAGATGCATTGGTAGAAGCTCTCCAGAAGAAGGTTATTatggctgctgctctggatGTGACATACCCTGAGCCTCTTCCAAG GGACCAtcctttattaaaattaaataacatCATCATAACCCCTCACATTGGAACTGCAACAGTCCAAGCCATCCATATGATGGCAGAGGAAGCAATAGCAAATATGCTAGCTGCTCTCAATGGTAAACCCATTCCCAGTGAAGTGTTCCCCAAATGA
- the LOC134136245 gene encoding probable 2-ketogluconate reductase isoform X2, translating to MAEQELPGVLILDIGGTHGVLENHVALLKKHFRLITMKEFLENKKEVSKKIQSVFVFECRPTIDRELLESLPNLKVIGNSGVGVDHLDVKMISNFGVKVTNTPHAVADSTADIGMALMLASARRLVEGCQIAISSDTKYFAVDWLGVEVTKATLGIIGMGSIGYKVAQRAKAFEMKILYHNRNQRKKEEEQAVGAHYCEKMEDLLQQSDFVMLVVNLTPETHKLIGKRELGLMKPTATLINISRGAVIDQDALVEALQKKVIMAAALDVTYPEPLPRDHPLLKLNNIIITPHIGTATVQAIHMMAEEAIANMLAALNGKPIPSEVFPK from the exons ATGGCAGAACAAGAATTGCCAGGTGTTTTGATTCTGGATATAGGAGGAACTCATGGTGTGCTGGAAAACCATGTAGCACTTCTGAAGAAACACTTTCGCCTTATCACCATGAAGGaatttcttgaaaacaaaaaagaagtgagcaaaaaaatccagtctgtttttgtgtttgagTGCAGGCCAACTATTGACCGAGAGCTCCTGGAAAGCCTGCCTAATTTAAAGGTTATTGGAAACTCCGGCGTTGGAGTGGATCACTTAGATGTGAAAATGATTTCTAACTTTGGTGTAAAAGTGACTAACACCCCACATGCCGTTGCTGACTCAACAGCAGACATAGGAATGGCCTTGATGCTGGCATCTGCCAGAAGACTAGTGGAAg GCTGCCAGATTGCAATTTCTTCAGACACAAAGTATTTTGCTGTTGACTGGCTGGGAGTTGAAGTTACCAAGGCTACTCTTGGGATCATTGGAATGGGCAGTATTGGTTATAAAGTGGCTCAGAGGGCCAAAGCCTTTGAAATGAAGATTCTCTACCACAACAGGAACCAGAG gaaaaaggaagaggaacagGCAGTTGGTGCCCATTACTGTGAGAAGATGGAAGACTTGCTACAGCAATCTGACTTTGTTATGCTGGTTGTGAACTTGACTCCAGAGACTCACAAACTGATTGGGAAAAGGGAGTTGGGGCTAATGAAACCCACAGCCACTCTTATAAACATCAGCCGAG GTGCAGTTATTGATCAAGATGCATTGGTAGAAGCTCTCCAGAAGAAGGTTATTatggctgctgctctggatGTGACATACCCTGAGCCTCTTCCAAG GGACCAtcctttattaaaattaaataacatCATCATAACCCCTCACATTGGAACTGCAACAGTCCAAGCCATCCATATGATGGCAGAGGAAGCAATAGCAAATATGCTAGCTGCTCTCAATGGTAAACCCATTCCCAGTGAAGTGTTCCCCAAATGA
- the LOC134136595 gene encoding probable 2-ketogluconate reductase gives MIRKHTEQFGYIKSGLNINSLQNSDCILKHFSANVAEISNIVAVVYPDIKTLEKADSIEMILGLSRHDSGQESDDSSKCLRITQHYVSFFLQIVGGRELPGLLVNEIGGIHGVLHSHVEFLKKHFYLITMKEFIEDRKHLSKKVQAIYLWWHKPVIDQELLQSLPNLKVIANSGVGMDHLDLKLVATFGVKMANAPRAVSSSTADTGMALLLASARRLVEGCHVAVSPAMEYCEADFLGVKVTRATLGIIGMGSIGYKIALRARAFEMNILYHNRTRKKTHEEQLVGAVYCEKIDSLLQQSDFVMVVVSLTPQTHKLIGKREMELMKPTATLINISRGAVVDQEALVRALQDGVIRAAALDVTYPEPLPRDHPLLKLKNIIITPHLGIKTEKATRMITEEAVENILAALNGLPIPNEVLPS, from the exons ATGATAAGGAAGCACACTGAGCAGTTTGGATATATTAAAAGTGGATTGAACATTAATTCCCTGCAGAATTCCGACTGTATCCTAAAACACTTTTCAGCCAATGTTGCTGAAATCAGCAACATTGTTGCTGTTGTCTATCCTGATATCAAAACACTCGAGAAAGCAGACTCCATTGAAATGATATTAGGCCTAAG TCGTCATGATTCAGGACAGGAAAGTGATGATTCTTCAAAATGTCTCAGAATAACTCAGCACTATGTGTCTTTCTTCTTGCAGATCGTGGGAGGAAGAGAGCTACCTGGGCTTTTGGTAAATGAAATAGGAGGAATACATGGGGTACTGCATAGCCATGTGGAGTTCCTGAAGAAACATTTCTACCTCATCACCATGAAGGAATTTATTGAAGACAGAAAGCATTTGAGTAAAAAGGTCCAAGCAATCTATCTGTGGTGGCACAAACCAGTCATTGATCAAGAGCTCCTCCAGAGCCTGCCAAACTTAAAAGTGATTGCAAATTCAGGAGTAGGGATGGATCACCTGGATCTGAAACTTGTAGCTACCTTTGGTGTGAAAATGGCTAATGCTCCACGTGCTGTttccagcagcacagcagataCTGGGATGGCTTTACTGCTGGCATCTGCTAGAAGACTAGTAGAAG GCTGTCATGTTGCAGTTTCTCCAGCTATGGAGTACTGTGAGGCCGATTTTCTGGGAGTTAAAGTTACCAGAGCTACTCTGGGGATCATTGGAATGGGCAGCATTGGGTATAAGATTGCTCTGAGAGCCAGAGCatttgaaatgaatattttgtacCACAACAGGACACGGaa gAAAACGCACGAGGAACAACTTGTCGGTGCTGTCTATTGTGAAAAGATAGACAGCTTGCTCCAGCAGTCAGactttgtgatggtggtggtgagccTGACACCTCAGACACACAAGCTGATTGGGAAAAGGGAGATGGAGCTGATGAAACCCACGGCTACTCTCATTAACATCAGCCGAG GGGCAGTAGTTGACCAAGAAGCACTGGTGAGAGCTCTCCAGGACGGTGTTATCAGGGCTGCAGCTTTGGATGTCACCTACCCGGAGCCACTGCCCAG agaTCAtccattattaaaattaaagaatatcATTATAACACCCCACCTTGGCATTAAAACAGAGAAGGCCACCCGCATGATAACAGAGGAAGCAGTTGAAAACATCCTAGCAGCTCTTAATGGCCTCCCTATACCCAATGAAGTGCTCCCAAGCTGA